DNA from Streptomyces rishiriensis:
GCGCCGGCCGACGCTGTTCCCGGTCCCGGCGCCGGTGCTGCGCTCGGTGCTGGGCGAGATGGCCGGGGACGTCCTGGGCAGCGCGCGGGTGGTGCCCAAGCGACTGCTGGAGTCCGGGTTCACCTTCGCGTTTCCCGGGATCGAGGACGCCATCCGGGCAGCCTGATCCTCCACGTGACCGTATGCGACCGCCGTGCGACCGTGCCCTGTCCATGCGCGACTGTTCCTGACCGATCACGGCCCTAACCTCGAGCCGAACTCGGGTATCCGGGACGGCTGTTGGGGGCATGACGTCTCCACCGGCCGCGCAACCTCGAGGAGGGGCACGTGCTTGAGCCCGCGTACCAGGCAGACGTCGTCGTAGTGGGAGCCGGTGTCGCCGGACTCTCCGCCGCGCACCGGCTGGCCAGCGCAGGAGTAACGACCGCAGTCCTGGAGGCCGCTCCCTACGTGGGCGGCCGCATGTCGACGGAGAAGGTCGACGGGTTCAGACTCGACCGCATCGGGCAGCTGCTGTCGACGGCATACCCGGAACTGGCCCTGACACCGGGGCTGGACGCGCTCGCGCTGCGTCCGTTCGCGCCGGGGGTCCTGCTGCACAGCGACGGGCGCCATCACCGCGCGGGCGCGCAGGCAGGCGCGGGGAGCACAAGGGGCGCATTACACGCCGTACGCGCCCTGGCGAGCGTTCCCCGGCCGGGCGCGCTGCCCAGGCCGCGCGCCGGCGGCTCCCCGGCCACGCAGGCGCGGCCGGCGCCACTCCCCAAGGTCCGGGCGGGGGCGCCGCTGGGCACCGCCGTGGACCAGGCCCGGCTGGGCGCCGCACTGACCCGGCTCGCGGTCACCCCCGCCGAACGGCTGATGCGCCGCCCGGAGTCACCGGCCGCCCAGGCCCTCGCCTCCCGTGGTCTGCCCGCCCGCACGATCGACGGCTTCCTGCGTCCGCTGCTCGCCGCGCTGCTCTGCGACCCGGACCTCACCACCTCCAGCCGGTGCGCGGACCTCGCGCTGCGCGCCTTCGCGGCCGGCCGGCTGTCCCTGCCGGAGGGCGGGGCCGAGGTGCTGCCCGAGCTGCTCGCGCGGACGCTGCCGCCGGGCACCGTGCACACCGGGGTGCGGGTCACCTCGGTCTCCACGACCTCGGTGACCACCGCCGAGCACGGCGAGTTCCGCTGCCGTGCCGTGCTGGTCGCCACCGACGCGCGCACCGCGGCGGAACTGCTGCCGGGCCTGCGGGTGCCCGACTTCCATCCGGTGACGGTCGTCCACCACACGGCGGACGACCCGCCCGGGACCGGGGCGTCGCTGCTCCTCGACGCCGACCGGGGCGGCCCGGTCGCGCACACGGCCGTGGTCAGCCGGGTCGACCCCAGCCGCGCACCGGCGGGACGCGCGCTGATCTCGTCCACGGTCCTCGGCACACCGCCGCCGGGCATCGACACCGCCGTACGCATGCATCTGTCCCGGCTGTACGGCATCTCGACCGCGCGCTGGGAGACGCTGGCCGTGCATCACACCGCCGAGGCCGTGCCGGCGATGCGGGCGCCGCACGATCTGCGGCGGGCTGTCCGGTTGCTGGCGGGCCTGTACGTGTGCGGCGACCACCGGGACACCAGCACCGTGCAGGGCGCGCTGCACTCGGCGCACCGGGCCGCGTCGGCGATCCTCTCCGATCTGGGCGCCGCCGGTTCCCTGCACGCCGCCGAACCGTTGCCGACGGGCCGGCGGGAGCAGGCAGCGGCGTGAGCGGTGACCGGGGTACCCCTGGGGGCTGCGCCCCCAGGGGTGGGGGTCAGCCCAGGGCTGCGACCTTGTCGCGATAGGTGCGGGCCGGGGCCGCGTCCTTGTACGGCTCCAGCCTGCGCTCGAAGTCCCGGACGTACTCCAGGGCACGGACCGACCGCATCTCCGCCGCCTGCCCGGCGGCCTCCGCGGCCAGCTGGCAGGCCTGGTCGAGTTCACCGAGGCCGAGCCGGGCGGAGGCGAGGACCACCCGGCAGAACACCCGGCTGCGGGCGTGCGCGGCGGGACGCAGCTGGAGGGAGCGCTCGGCGTGCTGGGCGGCCGCCCGGAACTGCTGGAGGTCGCGGTGGCAGTGCCCGAACTCGTCGGCCAGCTGCGCCTCGTCGAAGAAGCGCGCCCAGTGCGGGACCTCGTCGCCGGACTTGGCCGCCTCCAGCGCGCGTTCGGCGCGGACGAGGGCGGCGGTCGAGGCACGCACCTCGCCGAGCACCCCGTGGCCGCGCGCCTCCGCGGAGTGCAGCAGTGCCTGCACGACGGCCGGGGCGCCCGTGCCGACCCCCTGCTGGGCCACCCGCGCGAGCTGCACGGCCTCGCGGCCGTGGCCGAGATAGACGGCCTGGCGGCTCATGGTGACGAGGACGAAGGAGCCGTACGCCCGGTCGCCGGCCGCCTGGGAGAGGCGCAGGGCCTGGACGAAGTAGCGCTGGGCCAGGCCGTGCGCGGCGATGTCGAAGGAGGTCCAGCCCGCGAGTCGGGTCAGGTCGGCGGCCGCGCCGAACAGGCGCCGGCCGGTCTGCTCGCCGTAGGCGCCCCGCAGCATCGGCTCGCACTCGTGCTCCAGGTAGCGCACGAGGGCCTGGCGGGCGTGGCCGCCGCCGTACCGGTCGTCGAGCGTACGGAAGAGCTCGCCGACCGAGCGGAGCGCGGAGATGTCGCCGCCGGTGACCCGCTGGCCGAGGCCCCGGTCACCGCCCTGGCCGCGCTGGCGGGGGACGGCTCCAGGACCCGGCAGCACCTGGGCCGGCGCTGCCATGGGCGGCGCGGAGGCGGGCTGCTGGGGCACGGCGGGCCGGTGCCCCGGACGGCCCTGGACGGGCACCCGGGCGAGCGGCTCGCTGCGGGCCACCTTCTCGTCGGCCCGCCCGATCAGCCAGTCGCGGCTCGGCACGACGAGCCCCGCCGGGGTGAAGGCGATCTTGCGGAGCTCGGCCTGACTGCCGGAGTCCTTGCGCCAGAGTCCGCCGACGATGTCGATGGCCTCCTCGGGGGTGCCGGCGAACTCCAGGCCCGCGTAGACGGGGGCGCAGGCGTCCAGGCCGAGGTCCTGGGCGGTGAGGCGGCGGCCCAGGCGCCGGGTGAAGACCTCGGCGATGAGCGCGGGGGTGGTGCCCCGGGGCTGCTGTCCGCGCAGCCACCGGGTGACGGACGTCTTGTCGTATCTGAGATCCAGCCCGTGCTCGAGGCCTAGCTGATCGACGCGACGGGCCAGCCCCGCGTTGGAGAAGCCCGCTTCTGCGATGAGCGCGGCGAGCTGGCGGTTGGGCGTGCGCTGCGCGGGTCGTTCCGTCATCTGCGGTGCGGTCTCCTGCCTCCCGGGCCTTTGACGTGCCCGGATGAAGTGCCCTGCTGCGGTGAGCAGCCCTTTTGGCCTCGTGACGGCGCGAATGTAGCGGAGCGTAAACAGCCGGTCGCACATATCGACGTTCATTCATCCGATCGTGTGAGGATTGACCCGGGGGCTGACGCGGAGCGCGCGGACGTACAGTGGCTTGGGCGCTTTACGTGCCTTACGACTTTCCAGGGAGGCGCTTGCCGTGAGCGAGCTGCGGTTCGTCCGGATGGGGTTCGGCGGGGACGCCGTCGAGTACCAGGAGGCGTGGGACGAGCAACGCCGCGTGCACGCGGCCCGGTTCACCGACGAGGTGCCGGACACCGTGCTGCTCCTGGAGCACCCCCCGGTGTACACCGCGGGCCGGCGCACCGCCGACGACGAGCGCCCCCTGGACGGCACCCCGGTCGTGGACGTGGACCGCGGCGGCAAGATCACCTGGCACGGGCCGGGGCAGCTGGTGGGCTACCCGATCCTGAAACTGCCGCGGCCGGTGGACGTCGTCGCTCATGTGCGGCGCCTGGAGGAGGCACTGATCCGGGCGTGCGCCGAGTTCGGCCTCGAGACGTCCCGGGTCGAGGGCCGCAGCGGGGTGTGGGTGCTCGGCGATCCGGTGGAACGGCGCCCGTCGCTCGGCGGCCTGTCGCTGGACTTCGACCCCCGGCTCACCGACGAGGAGTTCGATCCGCGGCTGAACGGCCCGGAGTACGCCCCCTCGAACGCGGGCCAGCGGCGCGAGGACCGCAAGATCGCGGCGATCGGGATCCGGGTCGCCAAGGGCGTCACGATGCACGGCTTCGCTCTCAACGTGAACCCGGACAACAAGTGGTTCGACCGGATCATCCCGTGCGGGATCCGGGACGCGGGAGTCGCCTCACTGGCCTACGAGCTGGGCCGGGACGTCACGATCGACGAGGTGCTGCCGGTCGTGGAGCGGCACCTGAAGGACGTCCTCGGGAGCGCGGAACCGAAGCCGCGGGAGATCGAGAAGGCGACCGCCTGACCGGGAACAGTCCCCTCGGCTCTGAGGTTGGCCTCACAGCAGAACCCGGTAAACACGGGCGTACCCTGGTGTACGCCGAAGAATCGAAAGTCTACGCAGACAGGCAGGGAGCCGACGTGTCCGCAGTCGCACCCGACGGACGCAAGATGCTGCGCCTGGAGGTCCGCAACAGCCAGACCCCCATCGAGCGCAAGCCCGAGTGGATCAAGACCCGGGCGAAAATGGGTCCCGAATACACCAAGATGCAGAACCTCGTGAAGAGCGAGGGCCTGCACACCGTGTGCCAGGAAGCCGGCTGTCCCAACATCTACGAGTGCTGGGAAGACCGTGAGGCCACCTTCCTGATCGGCGGCGACCAGTGCACCCGGCGCTGTGACTTCTGCCAGATCGACACCGGCAAGCCCGAGGCGCTGGACCGTGACGAGCCGCGGCGCGTCGGTGAGTCCGTCGTCACGATGGACCTGAACTACGCCACCATCACCGGTGTGGCGCGCGACGACCTGGCGGACGGCGGGGCGTGGCTCTACGCCGAGACCGTCCGGCAGATCCACCGGCAGACCGCCGAGCGGGAGGCCGGGCGCACGAAGGTGGAGCTGCTCGCCCCCGACTTCAACGCCGTTCCGGAGCAGCTGGCGGAGGTCTTCTCCTCGCGGCCCGAGGTCTTCGCGCACAACGTCGAGACCGTCCCGCGGATCTTCAAGCGGATCCGCCCCGGCTTCCGTTACGAGCGTTCGCTCGACGTCATCACGGCCGCCCGCGACTACGGGCTCGTCACCAAGTCGAACCTGATCCTCGGCATGGGCGAGACCCGCGAGGAGGTCGGCGAGGCGCTCCGGCAGCTGCACGACGCCGGCTGCGAGCTGGTCACCATCACGCAGTACCTGCGGCCCTCCGTGCGCCACCACCCGGTGGAGCGCTGGGTCAAGCCGCACGAGTTCGTGGAGCTGAAGGAGGAGGCCGAGCAGATCGGCTTCTCAGGCGTGATGTCGGGACCGCTGGTACGGTCCTCCTACCGTGCCGGGCGCCTGTACCGGATGGCCGTCGAGAAGCGCGGCGCGTACATCGCCTCGCAGGCCGTCTGACGCGACGTCATCGTCCTTGCGCCGTAGGGACGCAGGCCGACTGTGTGAACTCGCGCACAAGCTATTACTCGCCAGTACTGACCGATATGACGCGGCCCCGGCCGTCCTCGCAGATGAGGGCGTACGCCGGGGTCGCGTCAGCGTTTCGGCCCTGCGCGTCAAGGCTTCATTCGTGTTTGACCGGCCGGTCACGCCCTGGTAACACCAAACAGTGACGCTGGTATCACGTCACGTGCACCACGCCCTCCCGCAGCACCCCGCCCGTACCCGAAGCCGTCCGAGGGGGACACCCACCATGCAGGCCGCGCCCGTTCGCGCCACCGCGATCCCGACCTTCAGCACCGCACTGCGCGCCGTCGAGTCGCTGCTCATGAGCAGCGGCCAGCGCACCGCCCGTCGCAACGCCTGGACCTCCGTGCTGGAGGACCGCCGTCGCGCCAAGGACCGGGTCGAGGCGCAGCGCGTCCTCGAGGCGGTCACCTCCGCCCGCCCCTGACCCACCCCCTCCCCGCACTCCCCACACCTCCCCTCCTGCCGTCGTAGGCACTTCCGAGGCCACGTAGACTTCGTGGCATGGCGAGAAGTGACAGCGCGGCGGACGCCGCTAACCCCGGGCGACTGAAGCAGATCGCCCTGACGTTCAAGATGACCCACAAGGCCGACAAGACGATCGGTTTTGTCCTCGCGGGCGTCTTCCTCATCACCTTCGGCGTCTTTCTCGCGATCGGTTTCCTGATCGGTCACCCGGTCTACCTGGGCATCCTGGGATTCCTGCTCGCCTTCCTCGCGACGGCGATCGTGTTCGGGCGCCGGGCCGAACGGGCCGCCTTCGGCCAGATGGAGGGCCAGCCGGGCGCTGCCGCGGCCGTCCTCGACAACATCGGCCGGGGCTGGACGACGACCCCCGCGGTGGCGATGAACCGCAGCCAGGACGTGGTGCACCGGGCCGTCGGCAAGGCCGGCATCGTCCTGGTCGCCGAGGGCAACCCGAACCGGGTGAAGAGCCTGCTGGCCGCCGAGAAGAAGAAGATGAACCGCATCGTCGCGGACGTGCCGGTGCACGACGTGATCGTCGGTACGGGCGAGGGCCAGGTCGAGCTGAAGAAGCTGCGCACCACCCTGCTGAAGTACCCGAGGGTCCTGGCCGGTCCGCAGGTGACCGCGACCAACGACCGACTGCGCGCCATGGGCGACCTGATGAGCAACATGCCGCTGCCCAAGGGTCCGATGCCGAAGGGCATGCGCCTGCCGAAGGGCGGCGGCAAGGCCCGCTGAGTCACCTTCCCCACGTCACGTCACGAAGGGGGCGCCCGGATCACTCCGGACGCCCCCTTCGTCGTGCGACGACGGGCTGCGGGCCTCCGCCGGGTGGGCCTCCGCCGGGCGGGCCTCCGCCGGGTGGCCTTGGTCGGGTGACCTTGGTCGGGCGGGCCTTCGCCTGCCTTTGCCGGGCGGCGGGCTTTCACCGGGCGGGTGTTCGTCCGCCCTCTCCGGGCTGGCCTCCCCCGGGCTGGCCTCCTCCGGGCTGACCTGCCGCGGGCTGACCTCCCCCGGGCTGGCCTCCTCCGGGCTGACCTGCCGCGGGCTGACCTCCCCCGGGCTGCGGACCTCGGCCGGGCGGGCCTTCGCCGGATGTCGGGCCTCGGCGGGCGGGCCTTCGCCGGGTGGCGGGCCTCGGCGGGCGGGCCTTCGCCGGATGGCGGGCCTCGGCGGGCGGGCCTCCGCCGGATGGCGGGCCTCGGCGAGCGGGTGTTCGTCCGCCCTCTCCGGGCTGACCTCCCCCGGGCTGCGGACCTCGGCCGGGCGGGCCTTCGCCGGGTGGCGGGCCTCCCCCGGGCGAGCCTCGGCCGGGCAGAGCCTCCGCCGGGCGAGCCTCGGCCGGGCAGGGCCTCCGATCGGTCTAGATGCGCACTTCCACCGTGCGGGCCAGGCGGTCGTGCAGGCCGCGGCCGTCGCGGTCCCAGATCAGGGCCGGGACGGCCAGGCAGAGCAGGATCGTGCGCGCCACGGCCCGCAGGGGGCTCACCGCGCCGGTCCCGACGGACACCACCCGCAGGCCGAACAGGCGCTTGCCCGGGGTGCAGCCGACCGTGCCGACCGTCAGGACGCTCAGCACGAAGAAGACGAGGAGGGCCCAGTTGCCGGTCGCCGGGCGGTAGCCGTCCGTGATCAGGCTGTATGCGATCAAGACGCTGAAACCCCAGTCCACGGCCAGCGCACCGAGCCGTCGGCCGGGGCGGGCGATCGAGCCCGGCCCGTGCTCCGGCAGACCCAGCTGCTCGCCCCTGTATCCGAAGTCGACACCGGCTTCCTCGGCGGCCGCGCGGGGCCCCGAGAGCCACGAACCGATTGCATCCCTGTTGTCCACCCGACCACGGTACTGCGCCCGTTTCGCGATACGGACAGGTGGGGTACACCGGGCAGCCTCCGGTTAACTTGTGCGAAACAAATGGGTCACGCCCGAGAAATCACCCGTCCCTAGGGTCGATGTCAGCGTGTGCCACCGCACTGGCCGCACGAACGAACTACCACCCCGGCTCGACGGCCGGGAGTAGGAGGAGCTGGATGTTCCAGAACGCCGACGAGGCCAAGAAGTTCATCGCGGACGAGGACGTCAAGTTCGTCGACGTCCGCTTCTGCGACCTGCCGGGCGTCATGCAGCACTTCACGCTGCCGGTCGAGGCGTTCGACCCGGACGAGGAGCTGGCCTTCGACGGCTCGTCGATCCGCGGTTTCCAGGCCATCCACGAGTCCGACATGGCGCTGCGCGCCGACCTGTCGACCTCGCGCGTGGACCCGTTCCGCCGCGACAAGACGCTGAACATCAACTTCTTCATCCACGACCCGATCACGGGCGAGCAGTACTCCCGTGACCCGCGCAACGTGGCGAAGAAGGCGGAGGCGTACCTGGCGTCGACCGGTATCGCCGACACCGCGTACTTCGGCCCCGAGGCCGAGTTCTACGTCTTCGACAGCGTGCGGTTCCAGACCTCCGCGAACGAGTCCTTCTACCACATCGACTCCGAGGCCGGCGCCTGGAACACCGGTGCGCTCGAGGACAACCGCGGTTACAAGGTCCGCTACAAGGGCGGCTACTTCCCGACCCCGCCGGTCGACCACTTCGCCGACCTGCGTGCCGAGATCTCCCTGGAGCTGGCCGCGTCCGGCCTCCAGGTCGAGCGCCAGCACCACGAGGTGGGCACCGCCGGCCAGGCCGAGATCAACTACAAGTTCAACACGCTGCTCGCCGCGGCCGACGACCTCCAGCTCTTCAAGTACATCGTGAAGAACGTCGCCTGGCGCAACGGCAAGACCGCGACCTTCATGCCGAAGCCGATCTTCGGTGACAACGGCTCGGGCATGCACGTCCACCAGTCGCTGTGGACCGGCGGTTCCCCGCTGTTCTACGACGAGGCCGGCTACGCGGGCCTGTCGGACATGGCCCGCTACTACATCGGCGGCATCCTCAAGCACGCCCCGTCGCTGCTGGCCTTCACCAACCCGACGGTGAACTCGTACCACCGCCTGGTCCCGGGCTTCGAGGCCCCGGTCAACCTGGTGTACTCGCAGCGCAACCGCTCCGCGGCCATGCGCATCCCGATCACGGGCTCCAACCCGAAGGCCAAGCGCGTCGAGTTCCGCGCGCCCGACTCCTCCGGCAACCCGTACCTGGCGTTCTCCGCCCTGCTGCTCGCGGGCCTGGACGGCATCAAGAACAAGATCGAGCCGGCCGAGCCGATCGACAAGGACCTCTACGAGCTGGCCCCCGAGGAGCACGCGGGCGTCGCGCAGGTCCCGACCTCGCTCCCGGCCGTCCTCGACCGCCTCGAGGCGGACCACGAGTTCCTGCTCGCCGGTGACGTCTTCACGTCCGACCTGATCGAGACCTGGATCGACTACAAGCGCACCAACGAGATCGCCCCGCTCCAGCTGCGCCCGCACCCGCACGAGTTCGAGCTGTACTTCGACGTGTGACCGGCCCCGGGCCGGCAGGTCCGTGAGTCTTCGGGTCCGCCCCCGTTCCTGTTTCTCAGGGACGGGGGCGTCGCCGTATGGTTTCTGGCACTGCTGTTCGACGGAAGACCTCGACAGAGGTGACGGGGGAGAGACGGGAATGCCCGGACAGGACGATCTGGAGCGGGAGTTCGACCTCAAGTGGGCGGACGACGCGGCGCACAAGGAACCATCCGCGCGGGCCCGGATGCTGGCCGCCCGCTGGAAGGAGAACCCGCCCGGACCGGTCCCGTTCCGCGCCGACCCGGACCGGGTGGCATCGCCCCGGTCGTCATGGCTGTCGACGGCACTCGTGCTGGGCTGCGTGGCCGCGGTGATCCTGCTCTTGGGGTACGCGCGGTTCCGGGCGCAGTACTGACGTGCGGGAGCACATCGGTGGCGGGTCCGCGGCAGCGGTGCGGCTCGCCCGGGGAGTACCCCTGCGGGAGGCGCTCGACTGCGGTGCTCCAGCCGCCTGGACGGCACTGGACGCGGGCGCCCGACCGACCCACTGGGGCGCGCACTACCTGGTGGAATGGGAGTGGGACGGGGCCGGACGCACGCTGACCGCCGCCTTGCACGCCGGCGAGCCCCTCAGCGAGTCGCAGATCGCCCTCGCCCTGTGCCACCGGGACGGACGCGAAACGACGCGGAGGTGCTGTGGTCGCTGGTCCGGCATCCGGTACCGGGCGTACGTGCGCGGGCCGTGGCGGGACTGCGCGTGCTGGAGGCGGCCGACGCGCGGCGGCTGCTGCCGCTGCTCGACGATCCGGCGTCCGCGGTGGTCCGGGAGGTGACCGCGGCGGTGCTGCCCTCGGCGAAGCTGTTGCCCGAGGAGTGGCTCGTCGAACGGCTCGGCGCCGGGTGGCCCAGGGCTACGCGGATCGCCGCCTTCCGGCTGGTTGCGGAGCAGGGTGGGGCCGCGGGGCAGCGTGTCCTGATCACGCTGCGGGACGATCCCGACGAGGAGCTGCGGCAGCGGGCGACGCGGGTCGCGCGACGCTGAGTTCGCGGTGACTCGCCACCGGGCGTCGTGTCCGGTCCTGGTGCTCCGGCGAGGGCGGCGAGATCGGCCGCAGCACTTCTCGGGGAGCCTTTGCCGCGCCTGGGGCCGTTCGGGGACCGTTCATGGGAAGGGTGCGGTGCACACTGGCAGTGGGGCGAGTGCCTGACTGCGGGGTGATGCAGATGCAGAGCCGTTTCCGGAGCGACCGGCGGCTGACCGTGCGGATGACGGTCACGTTGTTCCTGCTCGGGCTGTTGTACGTGGCGTTCGTCGCCGCGCTGATCGTGTTGCTGAAGTCGTGGGTGCTGGTCGCGGTCGTCGCGGTGGTGATGCTGGGCGCGCAGTACTGGTTCTCCGACCGGGTCGCGTTGTTCGCGATGCGTGGGCGGGTCGTGGAGCGCGAGGAGTATCCCGAGCTGCATGCCGTGATCGACCGGCTGTGCGCGATCGCGGACATGCCGAAACCGGTGGTCGCGGTCTCCGCGATGGGGATGCCGAACGCGTTCGCGACCGGGCGGAATCCCGACCACGCGGTGGTGTGCGTGACGACCGGGCTGCTGGGGCGGCTGGAGCCGGCCGAGCTGGAGGGCGTGCTCGCGCACGAGCTGTCGCATGTCGCGCACAAGGACGTCGCGGTGATCACGGTCGCGTCGTTCCTGGGCGTCATCGCGGGCCTGATCGTGCGGTTCGCGTTCTACTCACAGGTGTTCGGCGGTGCGCGCAGGGACCAGAACGCCGCGGTCGTCTTCGCCGCCGTGATGGGTGTCTCGGCGGCCGTGTACGCGCTCAGTTTCCTGCTCATCCGGGCCCTGTCCCGGTATCGCGAGCTGGCGGCGGACCGGGCGGCGGCGCAGTTGACCGGCCGACCCTCGGCCCTGGCCTCCGCGCTCACGAAGGTCTCCGGCGACCTGGCCCGTATCCCCACGAAGGACCTGCGGACGGTCCAGGCCTTCAACGCCTTCTACTTCACCCCCGCGCTCGGGGCCGAGCCCGGTGTGGCGGCGCTGTTCTCGACCCATCCGAGCCTGGAGCAGCGGCTCGAACAGCTGGGGCGGATCTCCGTCGAGCTGGGCGAGGCGGCCGCTCCGGGGAAGGCGGGCTGACCATGGGGCTGCTGGACATCCTGCTCGGCCGGACCAGGCCGGTCGTGCCCGACCTGGACCGGCTGTTCGCGCTGCCTTCGGCGGCGGTGACGCTGGAGGCGGCGGCCGGGTTCACCCCGACCGGGCAGGGTGCCGTGTGCTTCGCGACCGTCGAGGGTTCGGCCTTCGAGCAGACCCACCGGGAGGTCCAGGCGCTCCTCGACGCGGACACCGAGCGCACCGGCCCCCCGGTGCGGCTCGTGCGGGACGACTTCGGCTACTCCTGGCTTGTCTCGCAGCGCACGCCCGATCAGCTGCCGCTCCTGGTCAACGACCTGCACGCGGTGAACAGCGCGATGGAGGTCAACGGCTTCGGGCCGCAGCTTCTGTGCTCCCTGGCCGGGTTCGAGGACCGGCGGGCCGGTACAAAGGAGGAAGGCGGCCGCCGGCTGGCGCTCGTGTACCTGTACAAGCGGGGTTCGTTCTACCCGTTCGCGCCGCTGCCCGGTTCGGGACAGCGGCGCGACGGCGCACTGGAGCTCCAGGCGCAGGCCGCCCTGGCGGGCGACCTGCGGATCGAGCAGGACCTGGGCCGTTGGTTCCCGGTGTGGGGAGCCCCCGGCCTGTAGGCGGGCCGGACGGCCTACTTGCTGCGCTCGCGCTCCTGACGGCGGGACTCCAGGGGGCGCTCGCGACGGTAGCGGCGCTCCCACTTGGCCTGCTTGTCACGGCGGTCGCGGTACGCCTTGTACGACGTCGGCGCGGTTCCCGCGCTCGGCGCGGGGCCGGGCGCGGACGGCCCGGACGAGTCGAGCCCGTACCGCACGTACAGGAAGAGCACGCCGGCGGCGGCGAGCCAGTAGAGCGGGTTTCCGAATCCCAGGACCACCAGGACGACGGCCCCGGAGAGAACGACGGTGCCCATGGAGTACCTCCTTCCTGGGCGAAACAGGTGACTGTGCGTGACGTGGGGGGTGGGGTGGTGCCTTCAGCGTACGGAGTCCGTCACTCAACGTGCATCTCCTTTTCCGCGGCCCTGCAGTCGGGCGAAACGGACTCAGCAGGTCGGGCGGCGCGGCGACGGCGGGATCAAGCTGCACCAGGCGGTGACCCGCACGGCGGTGGGCGCGGCCTGCGGCGCCGTCTGGGGGATCGTTCACCGACACGGGCTTCAACGACGACTTCACGAAGGACCTCAGCCGGAACCTGCGCCCGGGCGCAGTGACCCTGTTCGTCCTCGTGAAGCATGCGGCCGAGGACAAGGTGATCCCGGAACTCACGCCGTTCGGCGGCCGGTTGGCGCAGATCTCACTGAGCAAGGTCGAGGAGGAGCACCTCCGCGAGGCGATCAGGGCTGCCCGGACGGAAACCGCCCGTGAGTGAATGGGGCCCATGAGCGAACTGTCTCCCTTCACGCACGAACACGACGGTGAACGGCTCAGCGGGGTGCACGGCGGTGGTCCGGGAACGGTCACCGCCGTTCTGCTGCACGGCGCCGGAAACGGCGACAAGGAGCGACTCCTGCCGCTGGCGCGCGAGTTCACCGTCCACGGCTGCCGCGCTCTCGCCCTCGACTTCTCCGGGCACGGCGAGAGCAGCGGCTCGCTCCGGGAGTCGAGCCTGCGCCGACGCTTCGAGCAGGCGGTCTCCGTGATCGACGCGTACGTCCCGGCGGACGGGACGCTGGTCCTCGTCGGGTTCAGCATGAGCGGGCAGACGGTGGCCGACCTGGCCGCGTTCTACCGGGCCCGGGTGACGGCCATCGGCCTGTGCGCGCCCGCCGTGTACGCGGCCCGGGCGTGGGACCTTCCCTTCGGCGAGGGGGACGGGGAGTTCAGCGCGGTCATCCGCAGGCCCGGGAGCTGGCGGGAGGCGCCCGCGCTCGACGTGCTGCGCGCTTACGAGGGCCGGGCGGTGCTGGCCGTGCCGGGCACGGACACGGTGATCCCGCCGCAGGTGACCGAGGCGGTCCAGGACGCGCTCTCCGCCCGCGCCCGGTACACGCGGTTCGAACTGCCTGCGGCGGGACACCGGCTGGGCCTGTGGTTCCAGGACCACGCGGCGGACCGGCGCGCGTTCGTGACCGCCGTGCTGGCCGACCTCGACGAGCACCGTCGGACGACCACGCCT
Protein-coding regions in this window:
- a CDS encoding DUF4191 domain-containing protein, with translation MARSDSAADAANPGRLKQIALTFKMTHKADKTIGFVLAGVFLITFGVFLAIGFLIGHPVYLGILGFLLAFLATAIVFGRRAERAAFGQMEGQPGAAAAVLDNIGRGWTTTPAVAMNRSQDVVHRAVGKAGIVLVAEGNPNRVKSLLAAEKKKMNRIVADVPVHDVIVGTGEGQVELKKLRTTLLKYPRVLAGPQVTATNDRLRAMGDLMSNMPLPKGPMPKGMRLPKGGGKAR
- a CDS encoding SCO2195 family GlnR-regulated protein, with amino-acid sequence MQAAPVRATAIPTFSTALRAVESLLMSSGQRTARRNAWTSVLEDRRRAKDRVEAQRVLEAVTSARP
- a CDS encoding RDD family protein, coding for MDNRDAIGSWLSGPRAAAEEAGVDFGYRGEQLGLPEHGPGSIARPGRRLGALAVDWGFSVLIAYSLITDGYRPATGNWALLVFFVLSVLTVGTVGCTPGKRLFGLRVVSVGTGAVSPLRAVARTILLCLAVPALIWDRDGRGLHDRLARTVEVRI
- a CDS encoding NAD(P)/FAD-dependent oxidoreductase, producing MLEPAYQADVVVVGAGVAGLSAAHRLASAGVTTAVLEAAPYVGGRMSTEKVDGFRLDRIGQLLSTAYPELALTPGLDALALRPFAPGVLLHSDGRHHRAGAQAGAGSTRGALHAVRALASVPRPGALPRPRAGGSPATQARPAPLPKVRAGAPLGTAVDQARLGAALTRLAVTPAERLMRRPESPAAQALASRGLPARTIDGFLRPLLAALLCDPDLTTSSRCADLALRAFAAGRLSLPEGGAEVLPELLARTLPPGTVHTGVRVTSVSTTSVTTAEHGEFRCRAVLVATDARTAAELLPGLRVPDFHPVTVVHHTADDPPGTGASLLLDADRGGPVAHTAVVSRVDPSRAPAGRALISSTVLGTPPPGIDTAVRMHLSRLYGISTARWETLAVHHTAEAVPAMRAPHDLRRAVRLLAGLYVCGDHRDTSTVQGALHSAHRAASAILSDLGAAGSLHAAEPLPTGRREQAAA
- a CDS encoding regulator encodes the protein MTERPAQRTPNRQLAALIAEAGFSNAGLARRVDQLGLEHGLDLRYDKTSVTRWLRGQQPRGTTPALIAEVFTRRLGRRLTAQDLGLDACAPVYAGLEFAGTPEEAIDIVGGLWRKDSGSQAELRKIAFTPAGLVVPSRDWLIGRADEKVARSEPLARVPVQGRPGHRPAVPQQPASAPPMAAPAQVLPGPGAVPRQRGQGGDRGLGQRVTGGDISALRSVGELFRTLDDRYGGGHARQALVRYLEHECEPMLRGAYGEQTGRRLFGAAADLTRLAGWTSFDIAAHGLAQRYFVQALRLSQAAGDRAYGSFVLVTMSRQAVYLGHGREAVQLARVAQQGVGTGAPAVVQALLHSAEARGHGVLGEVRASTAALVRAERALEAAKSGDEVPHWARFFDEAQLADEFGHCHRDLQQFRAAAQHAERSLQLRPAAHARSRVFCRVVLASARLGLGELDQACQLAAEAAGQAAEMRSVRALEYVRDFERRLEPYKDAAPARTYRDKVAALG
- the lipA gene encoding lipoyl synthase; amino-acid sequence: MSAVAPDGRKMLRLEVRNSQTPIERKPEWIKTRAKMGPEYTKMQNLVKSEGLHTVCQEAGCPNIYECWEDREATFLIGGDQCTRRCDFCQIDTGKPEALDRDEPRRVGESVVTMDLNYATITGVARDDLADGGAWLYAETVRQIHRQTAEREAGRTKVELLAPDFNAVPEQLAEVFSSRPEVFAHNVETVPRIFKRIRPGFRYERSLDVITAARDYGLVTKSNLILGMGETREEVGEALRQLHDAGCELVTITQYLRPSVRHHPVERWVKPHEFVELKEEAEQIGFSGVMSGPLVRSSYRAGRLYRMAVEKRGAYIASQAV
- the lipB gene encoding lipoyl(octanoyl) transferase LipB, which encodes MGALRALRLSREALAVSELRFVRMGFGGDAVEYQEAWDEQRRVHAARFTDEVPDTVLLLEHPPVYTAGRRTADDERPLDGTPVVDVDRGGKITWHGPGQLVGYPILKLPRPVDVVAHVRRLEEALIRACAEFGLETSRVEGRSGVWVLGDPVERRPSLGGLSLDFDPRLTDEEFDPRLNGPEYAPSNAGQRREDRKIAAIGIRVAKGVTMHGFALNVNPDNKWFDRIIPCGIRDAGVASLAYELGRDVTIDEVLPVVERHLKDVLGSAEPKPREIEKATA